One genomic window of Polaromonas sp. SP1 includes the following:
- a CDS encoding rRNA pseudouridine synthase — MTEPVRLAKRLAEVLACSRREAEQYIEGGWVTVDGVTVEEPQFRVLDQAIVLDKNASLLALTPVTMLLHKPAGYVAGADGLAGPLAPLLSAATQSPDDRSGIRPLKKHFSSVELVTPLATPATGLVVLTQDWRVTRKLREDARVMEHEVVVDVSGTIKPGGLERLNRVDHGFTYQGALLPPAKVSWQNETRLRFALKGEVPGQIAYMCESVGLQVNGMKRLRIGRVAMSQLQPGQWRYLLPHERF, encoded by the coding sequence ATGACAGAGCCCGTACGCCTGGCCAAGCGCCTTGCCGAAGTGCTGGCCTGCTCACGCCGCGAGGCCGAGCAGTACATCGAGGGCGGCTGGGTCACGGTCGACGGCGTCACGGTGGAAGAGCCGCAGTTCCGCGTGCTGGACCAGGCCATCGTGCTCGACAAAAACGCCAGCCTGCTGGCGCTGACGCCGGTGACTATGCTGCTGCACAAACCCGCGGGTTATGTCGCCGGGGCTGATGGCCTTGCCGGACCCTTGGCGCCCTTGTTGTCGGCGGCCACGCAGTCGCCCGATGACCGCTCCGGCATCCGCCCGCTCAAAAAACATTTCTCGTCGGTCGAGTTGGTGACGCCGCTGGCCACACCAGCCACCGGGCTCGTCGTGCTGACGCAGGACTGGCGCGTGACGCGCAAGCTGCGTGAAGACGCCCGCGTGATGGAGCATGAAGTTGTTGTGGATGTCAGCGGCACCATCAAGCCCGGTGGCCTCGAGCGGCTGAACCGCGTGGACCACGGTTTCACCTACCAGGGCGCGCTGCTGCCGCCGGCCAAAGTCAGCTGGCAAAACGAAACGCGCTTGCGGTTTGCCCTCAAGGGCGAGGTGCCGGGGCAGATCGCCTACATGTGCGAGAGCGTGGGTTTGCAGGTCAACGGCATGAAGCGCTTGCGCATTGGCCGGGTGGCGATGAGCCAGCTGCAACCCGGGCAGTGGCGCTATTTGCTGCCGCACGAGCGTTTCTGA
- a CDS encoding YqaA family protein: MPAWITHLIELLALPEYGLSTVFVVSFISATLLPLGSEPVVFGLVKLNPAMFWPAVLVATAGNTLGGALDWWMGYGAHKVVDKYQHSSHHGHAIRWLEKLGPKACLLAWLPVVGDPLCAVAGWLKFPFWPCLAYMAVGKFLRYFLMTGSLIWAFPGIFTG; the protein is encoded by the coding sequence ATGCCCGCCTGGATTACCCACCTGATTGAACTTTTGGCCCTGCCCGAGTACGGCCTGAGCACGGTCTTCGTGGTGTCCTTCATTTCGGCCACGCTGCTGCCGCTGGGCTCGGAGCCGGTGGTCTTCGGCCTGGTCAAACTCAACCCCGCCATGTTCTGGCCGGCGGTACTCGTCGCCACTGCCGGCAACACGCTGGGCGGTGCACTGGACTGGTGGATGGGCTACGGCGCCCACAAGGTGGTCGACAAATACCAGCATTCTTCGCACCACGGCCACGCCATCCGCTGGCTGGAAAAGCTAGGCCCCAAAGCCTGCCTGCTGGCCTGGTTGCCGGTGGTGGGGGACCCGTTGTGCGCGGTTGCGGGCTGGCTCAAGTTTCCGTTCTGGCCTTGCCTGGCGTACATGGCCGTCGGGAAATTCCTGCGCTACTTTTTGATGACCGGCAGCCTGATCTGGGCATTTCCGGGCATCTTCACCGGATAA
- a CDS encoding RidA family protein — MSIQRIETGPRMSQAVVHNNTVYLAGQVAGNDAGPGVYEQTVSILANIDRLLAAAGSDKSQLLSATIWLTDMDSFGDMNRAWEAWVVPGATPARATVMSPRLAAPQYHVEIGVVAAQK, encoded by the coding sequence ATGTCCATCCAGCGCATTGAAACCGGCCCACGCATGTCCCAGGCCGTGGTCCATAACAACACCGTGTACCTGGCAGGCCAGGTGGCAGGCAATGACGCCGGCCCCGGTGTGTACGAACAGACCGTCAGCATCCTGGCCAACATCGACCGTTTGCTGGCTGCCGCCGGCAGCGACAAGTCGCAATTGCTCAGCGCCACCATCTGGTTGACCGACATGGACAGCTTTGGCGACATGAACCGCGCCTGGGAAGCCTGGGTGGTACCCGGCGCCACGCCCGCGCGCGCCACGGTGATGAGCCCGCGCCTGGCCGCGCCCCAGTACCACGTCGAAATCGGCGTGGTGGCGGCCCAGAAATAA
- a CDS encoding MOSC domain-containing protein encodes MPFDIPAVISRLFVYPVKSCAGVQVQDVILTETGLEFDRAWMVVDDKGHFLTQRELPRMALIKPQLRHSDMVLRAPGMLSLHIALDQVEEPVRVQVWKDEVQAYDMGAIAAQWFTDFLGQPARLVRFDPEHKRVCSLQWTDGVEALNQFSDGYPLLVISEASLAQFNEKLVAAGSAPVGMERFRPNIVLGDAPGGQELAPHDEDRIDLLQIETEQGAVQLKPVKPCPRCPIPNIDPATATSSPEVGDMLQTYRQDARVNGALTFGMNVIVLAGIDHQLKVGQRAGASYLFE; translated from the coding sequence ATGCCCTTCGACATCCCGGCCGTGATTTCACGCCTCTTTGTGTATCCCGTGAAATCCTGCGCCGGCGTGCAGGTGCAGGACGTCATCCTGACCGAAACCGGGCTGGAGTTTGACCGCGCCTGGATGGTGGTGGATGACAAAGGCCACTTCCTCACGCAGCGCGAGTTGCCGCGCATGGCGCTCATCAAACCCCAATTGAGGCACAGCGACATGGTGCTGCGCGCGCCCGGCATGCTGTCGCTGCACATCGCGCTGGACCAGGTCGAAGAGCCCGTGCGCGTGCAGGTGTGGAAGGACGAAGTGCAAGCCTATGACATGGGCGCCATCGCTGCCCAGTGGTTCACCGATTTCCTCGGCCAGCCCGCGCGCCTGGTGCGTTTCGACCCCGAGCACAAGCGTGTCTGCAGCCTGCAGTGGACGGACGGCGTGGAAGCGCTCAACCAGTTCAGCGACGGCTACCCGCTGCTGGTCATCAGCGAGGCATCGCTGGCGCAGTTCAACGAAAAGCTGGTAGCGGCGGGTTCCGCCCCGGTCGGCATGGAGCGCTTTCGTCCCAACATCGTGCTGGGCGATGCGCCGGGCGGGCAGGAGCTTGCGCCGCATGACGAAGACCGCATCGACCTGCTGCAGATTGAAACGGAGCAGGGGGCGGTGCAGCTCAAGCCGGTCAAGCCCTGCCCGCGCTGCCCGATTCCGAATATCGACCCGGCGACCGCCACCAGCAGCCCCGAGGTGGGGGACATGCTGCAAACCTACCGCCAGGATGCGCGCGTCAACGGTGCGCTGACCTTCGGCATGAATGTCATTGTGCTGGCCGGCATCGACCACCAGCTCAAAGTGGGCCAGCGCGCCGGCGCAAGTTACCTGTTTGAGTGA
- the purH gene encoding bifunctional phosphoribosylaminoimidazolecarboxamide formyltransferase/IMP cyclohydrolase — protein MNALISVSDKTGILEFAQALHALGIKLLSTGGTAKLLADAGLPVTEVADHTGFPEMLDGRVKTLHPKIHGGLLARRDFPEHMAAIKQHGIATIDLLVVNLYPFEATVAKPGCTLEDAIENIDIGGPAMVRSAAKNWKDVGVLTDASQYEGVLAELKAGGKLTDKTKFALSVAAFNRISQYDGAISDYLSGIQADGSHGMFPGQANGRFIKVQDLRYGENSHQQAALYRDLYPAPGSLVTARQLQGKELSYNNIADADAAWECVKSFDFIKDGAACVIVKHANPCGVAVGKDGLEAYSKAFKTDPTSAFGGIIALNCPLDERAAQEISKQFVEVLMAPAFSPEALEVFKSKVNVRILQIDLPPGGDTAWKQGRNLMDVKRVGSGLLMQTADNHELAIGDLKVVSKLQPTQEQLHDMLFAWKVAKYVKSNAIVFCKDGMTLGVGAGQMSRIDSARIASIKAANGGLTLQGSAVASDAFFPFRDGLDVVVDAGASCVIQPGGSMRDDEVIAAANEREVVMVLTGVRHFRH, from the coding sequence ATGAACGCACTGATTTCCGTTTCCGATAAAACCGGCATCCTCGAATTTGCACAGGCGCTGCATGCCCTGGGCATCAAGCTGCTCTCCACGGGCGGCACCGCCAAGCTGCTGGCCGATGCGGGCCTGCCCGTGACCGAAGTCGCCGACCACACGGGCTTTCCTGAAATGCTGGACGGCCGCGTGAAGACGCTGCACCCGAAGATCCACGGCGGCCTGCTGGCACGCCGCGATTTCCCTGAGCACATGGCAGCCATCAAGCAACACGGCATCGCCACCATCGATTTGCTGGTCGTCAATCTCTACCCGTTTGAAGCGACCGTGGCCAAGCCCGGCTGCACGCTGGAAGACGCGATCGAAAACATCGACATCGGCGGCCCGGCCATGGTGCGCTCTGCCGCCAAAAACTGGAAAGACGTGGGCGTGTTGACCGACGCATCGCAGTACGAAGGCGTGCTCGCCGAGCTGAAAGCCGGCGGCAAGCTGACCGACAAGACCAAATTCGCGTTGTCGGTGGCGGCCTTTAACCGCATCAGCCAGTACGACGGCGCCATCAGCGACTACCTCTCTGGCATCCAGGCCGACGGCAGCCACGGCATGTTCCCGGGCCAGGCCAACGGCCGGTTCATCAAGGTGCAGGATCTGCGCTACGGCGAGAACTCGCACCAGCAGGCGGCGCTGTACCGCGACCTGTACCCAGCGCCCGGCTCGCTGGTCACGGCCAGGCAGCTGCAGGGCAAAGAACTCAGCTACAACAACATCGCCGATGCCGACGCCGCCTGGGAATGCGTCAAGAGTTTTGACTTCATCAAGGACGGCGCCGCCTGCGTGATCGTCAAGCACGCCAACCCTTGCGGCGTGGCAGTCGGCAAGGACGGCCTGGAGGCTTACAGCAAGGCCTTCAAGACCGACCCGACCTCGGCTTTCGGCGGCATCATCGCCCTCAATTGCCCGCTCGACGAACGCGCCGCGCAGGAAATCTCCAAACAGTTTGTCGAGGTGCTCATGGCCCCGGCCTTCAGCCCCGAAGCGCTGGAAGTCTTCAAGAGCAAGGTCAATGTCCGCATCTTGCAGATCGACCTGCCGCCGGGCGGTGATACCGCCTGGAAGCAGGGCCGCAACCTGATGGACGTCAAACGCGTCGGCTCAGGCCTTTTGATGCAAACCGCCGACAACCATGAACTCGCCATCGGCGACCTGAAGGTCGTCAGCAAACTGCAGCCTACGCAGGAGCAACTGCACGACATGCTGTTTGCCTGGAAGGTCGCCAAATACGTCAAGTCCAACGCCATCGTGTTCTGCAAAGACGGCATGACGCTGGGCGTGGGCGCCGGCCAGATGAGCCGCATCGACTCGGCCCGCATTGCCTCCATCAAGGCGGCCAACGGCGGCTTGACGCTGCAGGGCTCGGCCGTCGCCAGCGACGCCTTCTTCCCCTTCCGTGACGGCCTGGATGTGGTGGTGGACGCCGGGGCTTCCTGCGTGATCCAGCCCGGCGGGAGCATGCGGGACGACGAGGTCATCGCAGCAGCGAACGAGCGCGAAGTCGTCATGGTGCTGACCGGCGTGCGGCACTTCCGGCATTAA
- the ychF gene encoding redox-regulated ATPase YchF, which produces MSLKCGIVGLPNVGKSTLFNALTKAGIAAENYPFCTIEPNVGVVEVPDPRLAQLAEIVKPERIVPAIVEFVDIAGLVAGASTGEGLGNKFLAHIRETDATINVVRCFEDDNVIHVAGKVDPISDIEVIQTELCLADLAAVEKALHRVTKTARSGDKESAKLVVILEKCQAALNEGKPVRTIDFSKEELPLLTQFFLITAKPAMFVANVSEDGFENNPLLDRLKAYADAQKAPVVAICAKMEAEMADMDEEDKKMFLAEIGQDEPGLNRLILAAYKLLGLQTYFTAGVKEVRAWTIHVGDTGPQAAGVIHTDFEKGYIRAQTIAFADYISFKGEQGAKDAGKMRSEGKEYVVKDGDVMNFLFSS; this is translated from the coding sequence ATGAGTTTGAAGTGCGGCATTGTAGGCTTGCCTAACGTCGGAAAATCCACCCTGTTCAATGCGTTGACCAAAGCGGGGATTGCGGCTGAAAACTACCCCTTTTGCACGATTGAGCCGAATGTCGGCGTTGTGGAAGTGCCCGACCCGAGGTTGGCCCAATTGGCCGAAATCGTCAAGCCCGAACGCATTGTTCCGGCCATCGTCGAGTTCGTGGACATTGCCGGCCTGGTGGCGGGTGCCAGCACGGGCGAGGGCCTGGGCAACAAATTCCTGGCCCATATCCGCGAAACCGACGCCACCATCAATGTGGTGCGCTGCTTTGAAGACGACAACGTGATCCACGTGGCCGGCAAGGTGGACCCGATCTCCGACATCGAAGTCATCCAGACCGAGCTGTGCCTGGCCGACCTCGCCGCCGTCGAAAAAGCCCTGCACCGCGTCACCAAGACCGCCCGCTCGGGCGACAAGGAGTCGGCCAAGCTGGTCGTCATCCTCGAGAAATGCCAGGCCGCGCTCAACGAGGGCAAGCCGGTGCGCACCATCGATTTCAGCAAGGAAGAGCTGCCGCTGCTCACGCAGTTCTTCCTGATCACCGCCAAACCGGCCATGTTTGTGGCCAACGTGTCCGAGGACGGGTTTGAGAACAACCCGCTGCTGGACCGCCTCAAGGCCTATGCCGACGCCCAGAAAGCGCCGGTGGTGGCGATCTGCGCCAAGATGGAAGCCGAAATGGCTGACATGGACGAGGAAGACAAAAAGATGTTCCTCGCCGAGATCGGCCAGGACGAGCCGGGCCTCAATCGCCTCATCCTGGCGGCCTACAAGCTGCTGGGCCTGCAGACCTACTTCACGGCCGGTGTGAAAGAAGTGCGCGCCTGGACCATCCATGTGGGCGACACCGGCCCGCAAGCCGCCGGCGTGATCCACACCGATTTCGAAAAAGGCTATATCCGCGCGCAGACCATCGCCTTTGCCGACTACATCAGCTTCAAGGGCGAGCAAGGTGCCAAGGATGCCGGCAAGATGCGCAGCGAAGGCAAGGAATACGTCGTCAAGGACGGCGACGTGATGAACTTCCTGTTCAGCAGCTGA
- a CDS encoding 7TM-DISM domain-containing protein, which produces MRCAAGRYWSALQRSFALFALAALWAALPLPAQAQSPVVLKDAHPTQDLSSEGLAWIDADGQATIEQIASGGASATFAPPNPNMMYSLGAQGALWLHYRFTKPAESRQEWLLEFPLPVLDMSTVYQRTPAGAWAALSAGDTVAVSSWPEPGRYGIFRLNLPDNGVHDVYVRLQHQTEVSIPVRVSTRGQLTQRLHLEYLAVGVASGALFLLIVACAVQSRVYRDSAYGWYAIYASIMLLGVWAWTGVAGQLLWGNFITWNNMAQGCLAILGGGAALMVVHHLCGAGSRHKWFERLAHRIGMAGAPLALVYLALDRPSGVILIGAYLVAVVVLGISRAYMTWRRQDIVGFWVMAAFVPLGVVTLLVVSSILGFFRASGLSQYGLMAALTLEVPLLLVALNTRSHQRHTVEAREQAMSSHDALTGLLAAHLFHDRLMQVIERARRYQEPAAVVYIELVNYRYIKKTWGTAVAEQSLLRSVIKLRRILRDVNTVGRVDEARFGLILEGVESRTPVTELSARLIAAGLMPLKGLKPEVVLQFHVAGVLLSERLGSHEAISQALADLLHSMGARTRRPIRFLEPELTHPMPLEAEADSGFDGADSGPRTSRLPHESRPPHAGHAPTPLRAVRSHSNR; this is translated from the coding sequence ATGCGATGCGCGGCCGGGCGGTATTGGAGCGCTTTACAACGGTCATTTGCCTTATTTGCGCTTGCCGCGCTTTGGGCCGCCCTGCCTCTTCCCGCGCAGGCCCAATCACCCGTCGTACTGAAGGACGCTCATCCCACCCAGGACCTGTCGAGCGAAGGGCTCGCGTGGATCGATGCCGATGGCCAGGCAACCATTGAGCAAATAGCGAGCGGAGGGGCAAGCGCGACCTTCGCGCCTCCAAACCCCAACATGATGTATTCCCTGGGTGCGCAGGGCGCCCTCTGGCTTCACTACCGCTTTACAAAGCCCGCAGAGTCTCGCCAGGAATGGCTGCTGGAGTTTCCCCTGCCCGTGCTCGACATGAGCACGGTTTACCAGCGCACACCGGCCGGTGCTTGGGCCGCCCTGAGCGCGGGCGACACCGTTGCGGTGTCCAGTTGGCCAGAACCTGGCCGATACGGCATTTTCCGCCTGAACCTGCCGGACAACGGGGTCCATGACGTCTACGTGCGCCTGCAGCACCAGACGGAGGTGAGCATTCCCGTGCGGGTCAGCACCCGCGGCCAGCTGACACAGCGTCTGCACCTGGAATACCTCGCCGTCGGCGTGGCATCCGGCGCACTGTTCCTGCTCATCGTCGCCTGCGCGGTGCAAAGCCGGGTCTATCGTGACAGTGCTTACGGCTGGTACGCGATTTATGCCAGCATCATGCTGCTGGGCGTATGGGCGTGGACGGGCGTGGCCGGCCAGCTGTTGTGGGGAAACTTCATTACCTGGAACAACATGGCGCAGGGGTGCCTGGCCATCCTGGGTGGCGGCGCTGCCTTGATGGTGGTGCATCACCTGTGCGGCGCCGGCTCACGGCATAAATGGTTCGAGCGCCTGGCCCACCGCATCGGCATGGCAGGTGCGCCGCTTGCGCTGGTGTACCTGGCATTGGACCGCCCCTCGGGGGTGATCCTCATAGGCGCTTATCTCGTCGCGGTGGTCGTGCTGGGGATCAGCCGCGCCTACATGACATGGCGGCGGCAAGACATCGTCGGCTTCTGGGTCATGGCTGCTTTTGTCCCGCTGGGGGTGGTGACGCTTCTGGTGGTTTCGAGCATTCTTGGTTTTTTTCGCGCATCGGGGCTGTCTCAATACGGCCTGATGGCGGCGTTGACGCTTGAAGTGCCCCTGCTGCTGGTGGCACTCAACACGCGCTCCCACCAACGCCACACCGTCGAAGCGCGTGAGCAGGCCATGTCCAGCCACGATGCGCTCACCGGCCTTCTTGCCGCTCACTTGTTCCATGACCGCCTTATGCAGGTGATAGAGCGCGCCAGGCGCTACCAGGAGCCGGCGGCCGTGGTGTACATCGAGCTGGTCAACTACCGCTACATCAAAAAAACCTGGGGCACCGCGGTGGCCGAGCAAAGCCTGCTGCGCAGCGTCATCAAGCTGCGCCGCATCTTGCGCGATGTGAACACCGTAGGGCGCGTCGACGAGGCCCGCTTTGGCCTGATCCTCGAAGGCGTCGAGTCGCGCACGCCGGTCACCGAACTCTCCGCGCGCCTGATTGCGGCCGGCCTGATGCCGCTGAAGGGCCTGAAGCCGGAGGTGGTGCTGCAGTTTCATGTGGCGGGTGTGCTGCTGAGCGAACGCCTGGGCAGCCACGAAGCCATTTCACAGGCGCTGGCCGACCTGCTGCACAGCATGGGCGCCCGCACGCGCCGGCCCATCCGCTTCCTGGAGCCCGAGCTCACGCACCCCATGCCGCTGGAGGCTGAAGCGGACTCGGGTTTTGACGGCGCCGACTCCGGGCCCCGGACATCCCGCCTGCCTCACGAATCCAGACCACCCCACGCCGGCCACGCACCCACGCCGCTGCGGGCGGTGAGAAGTCACTCAAACAGGTAA
- a CDS encoding Fis family transcriptional regulator has translation MSKKHIEECVRASLEGYFKDLRGIEPDGMYDMMVRVVEKPLLEVVMQHAENNQSRAAEWLGLNRNTLRKKLVEHKLIK, from the coding sequence ATGAGCAAGAAACATATCGAAGAGTGCGTACGCGCCAGCCTGGAAGGTTATTTCAAGGACCTGCGCGGCATTGAGCCCGACGGCATGTACGACATGATGGTCCGCGTGGTGGAAAAGCCCTTGCTGGAAGTCGTCATGCAGCACGCAGAGAACAACCAGTCGCGCGCAGCCGAATGGCTGGGTCTGAACCGCAACACCCTGCGCAAGAAGCTGGTTGAGCACAAGCTCATCAAATAA
- the dusB gene encoding tRNA dihydrouridine synthase DusB: protein MNIGPYALANNLFVAPMAGVTDRPFRQLSKKLGAGYAVSEMVTSRRDLWDSLKTSRRANHEGEDAPIAVQIAGTDAQMMADAAAYNIARGAQIIDINMGCPAKKVCNKWAGSALMQDETLALQIVEAVVAACEPHNVPVTLKMRTGWCQAEKNALTIARAAESAGVQMITVHGRTREQGYKGAAEYDTIAAVKAALRIPVVANGDISSPERARDVLAYTGADAVMIGRAAQGRPWIFREVAHFLATGTHLAPPLVGEVERLLVDHLRDHYTLYGEFTGVRTARKHIGWYVKTLPGGEAFRARMNLLEDCEAQLQAVSGFFQELGAHMDRIPAGAEGTGDETGPAKKNSYKNEEEAAA from the coding sequence ATGAACATCGGCCCCTACGCTTTGGCAAACAACCTGTTTGTCGCGCCCATGGCCGGCGTGACGGACCGGCCGTTTCGCCAGCTCAGCAAAAAACTGGGCGCCGGCTACGCGGTCAGCGAGATGGTGACATCGCGCCGTGATTTGTGGGACAGCCTGAAGACCTCGCGCCGCGCAAATCACGAAGGCGAGGACGCGCCGATCGCCGTACAGATCGCCGGCACCGACGCGCAGATGATGGCCGACGCCGCAGCCTACAACATAGCCCGCGGCGCGCAGATCATCGACATCAACATGGGTTGCCCGGCCAAGAAGGTCTGCAACAAGTGGGCGGGCTCGGCGCTGATGCAGGACGAAACCCTGGCGCTGCAGATCGTGGAGGCCGTGGTGGCCGCCTGCGAACCGCATAACGTTCCCGTCACGCTCAAGATGCGCACCGGCTGGTGCCAGGCCGAAAAAAACGCCCTGACGATTGCCCGCGCCGCCGAAAGCGCCGGCGTGCAGATGATTACCGTGCACGGCCGCACGCGCGAGCAAGGCTACAAGGGCGCCGCCGAATACGACACGATTGCCGCGGTCAAGGCCGCGCTGCGCATTCCGGTGGTGGCCAATGGCGACATCAGCAGCCCCGAACGGGCGCGTGACGTGCTCGCCTACACCGGTGCCGACGCCGTGATGATAGGGCGAGCGGCCCAGGGCCGGCCCTGGATCTTCCGCGAGGTCGCGCATTTCCTGGCCACCGGCACGCACCTGGCGCCCCCCCTGGTAGGCGAGGTCGAGCGCCTGCTGGTCGACCACCTGCGCGATCACTACACCCTGTATGGTGAATTCACCGGCGTGCGCACCGCGCGCAAGCACATCGGCTGGTATGTCAAAACCCTGCCCGGCGGCGAGGCCTTTCGCGCCCGGATGAACCTGCTGGAAGATTGCGAAGCGCAATTGCAGGCGGTGAGCGGGTTTTTCCAGGAATTGGGAGCGCACATGGACCGCATACCGGCCGGTGCTGAAGGTACGGGCGACGAAACTGGCCCGGCAAAAAAGAACAGCTATAAAAACGAGGAGGAAGCTGCTGCATGA
- the hemL gene encoding glutamate-1-semialdehyde 2,1-aminomutase, with the protein MEQPSTKPTAPQTASRNDALFERAKKLIPGGVNSPVRAFKAVGGTPRFIQRAQGAYFWDADGKRYIDYIGSWGPMILGHGHPAVVEAVQKAALEGFSYGAPTEREVELAEEIVRLVPSLEMVRLVSSGTEAAMSAIRLARGATGRSKIIKFEGCYHGHADALLVKAGSGLATFGNPTSAGVPPEVVQHTLVLEYNHIAQLEEAFALHGKDIACLMIEPIAGNMNFVRASVPFMKRCRELCTQHGALLVFDEVMTGFRVALGGAQSVYAKSIPGFKPDMTVMGKVIGGGMPLAAFGGTRAVMEQLAPLGPVYQAGTLSGNPVATACGLATLREIAKPGFYEALGERTRSLVAGLTQAAGKAGVPFCGDSEGGMFGFFLLGQLPQNYATVMTTDSPAFNRFFHAMLDSGVYYAPALYEAGFVSSAHTASDINATVDAAAKFFATA; encoded by the coding sequence ATGGAACAACCAAGCACTAAGCCCACCGCCCCCCAAACAGCCTCCCGCAACGACGCCCTCTTCGAACGCGCCAAAAAACTGATTCCCGGCGGGGTCAACTCCCCGGTCCGGGCCTTCAAGGCGGTCGGCGGCACGCCACGCTTCATACAGCGCGCCCAGGGCGCCTATTTCTGGGATGCCGACGGCAAGCGCTATATCGACTACATCGGCTCCTGGGGGCCCATGATCCTGGGCCACGGCCATCCCGCAGTGGTTGAGGCCGTGCAAAAAGCCGCCCTGGAAGGTTTTTCCTACGGCGCACCGACCGAACGCGAGGTCGAGCTGGCCGAAGAAATCGTGCGGCTGGTGCCTTCGCTCGAAATGGTGCGGCTGGTGAGCTCTGGCACGGAAGCGGCCATGAGCGCGATCCGCCTGGCGCGTGGCGCCACAGGCCGCAGCAAGATCATCAAATTTGAAGGCTGCTACCACGGCCATGCCGACGCCCTGCTCGTCAAGGCGGGTTCGGGCCTGGCCACCTTCGGCAACCCGACCAGCGCCGGCGTGCCGCCCGAGGTGGTGCAGCACACCCTGGTGCTGGAGTACAACCACATCGCCCAGCTCGAAGAAGCTTTCGCCCTGCACGGCAAGGACATCGCCTGCCTGATGATCGAGCCGATCGCGGGCAACATGAATTTTGTCCGCGCCAGCGTGCCCTTCATGAAGCGCTGCCGCGAGCTGTGCACGCAGCACGGCGCGTTGCTCGTCTTTGACGAGGTCATGACGGGCTTTCGGGTGGCGCTGGGCGGCGCGCAAAGCGTCTATGCCAAAAGCATCCCCGGCTTCAAGCCCGACATGACCGTCATGGGCAAGGTGATTGGCGGCGGCATGCCGCTGGCGGCTTTTGGCGGCACACGCGCCGTGATGGAGCAGCTGGCGCCCCTGGGCCCGGTCTACCAGGCCGGCACGCTCTCCGGCAACCCGGTGGCCACCGCCTGCGGGCTGGCCACCTTGCGCGAGATCGCCAAACCCGGGTTTTACGAAGCGCTGGGCGAGCGCACGCGCAGCCTGGTCGCAGGCCTCACGCAGGCGGCCGGCAAGGCGGGCGTGCCGTTTTGCGGCGACAGCGAAGGCGGCATGTTCGGCTTTTTCCTGCTCGGGCAGCTGCCGCAGAACTACGCGACCGTGATGACCACCGACAGCCCGGCTTTCAACCGCTTCTTTCACGCCATGCTGGACAGCGGCGTGTATTACGCACCGGCGTTGTATGAGGCCGGTTTTGTCAGTTCGGCGCACACGGCATCGGACATTAACGCCACGGTGGATGCGGCGGCGAAGTTTTTCGCGACCGCTTGA